The following DNA comes from Erigeron canadensis isolate Cc75 chromosome 3, C_canadensis_v1, whole genome shotgun sequence.
aactaaaccaaaccaaaccaatgcTATGACAAATATCTAtctaaaaagatatattttgcaGAGAAATTATTACAAATCGTCCCTGTATTCTGCTTGGTTCGCATTTTGGTCCCtcgattttttttatcattaagtGTCCTTGCgatttttcatttcattgtcAGAAGTCCCTGCTACAAACGTCCGTCCATTTTTAGCCGTTAAGCCCCTTACGTACTTGTCACGTGTGGGTAAAATCGTCTACctataataaaaacaaaccacagggattaattgtcgatatatatatatatatatactataaaaaaaccctttttacaTTTTCCCCCAAATCAATACCCGatcaaaaccttaaaaaaacCTACCCAATGGAGGATAAACGACCCTATTTTGTTCTTGAAGCTTCCATTCGTTTTTAAAGACTTATGTTTTTTGTATAAAGAGTTTATTGCTTATTTTTGTAAGGAAACAAATCatcttttagtatattaaaTACGTAAAAGCATGTTCAGATTAAAGAACAAGAAAGAGGAGAAAGAATAAGGTGTTTTGGTATAAGTATGATTTTATATCATTATCACAAATAGTCTATGTGGTTACAAGAaagacgattataccctcatgtgcattgcacatgaggggtttaacggaggAAAAATGACGGTTGTTAGTGGCAGGGACGACtagcaatgaaaatgaaaagtatatggacatctattgataaaaaaaacacagggaTGAAAATgtgaatcgagcaaaccacatgaacgatttgtgacaatttctctATTTTGTAGGAAGGGATTTTCACGATTTGTTTCCAATTTGATCAATTAAGTTATCTTGACATTTGGATTGAAATTAAggatgaaaatttaaaaatagaatttgaatcttgattttaatttaaaagtcaaGATTTGGTTGATTCACCACccatattttatatgttttcctATATTTTTTCACTACTTTTTTACTATGTAATTCGACTTTCATTATCATAATTGCTAATAATTCAACGCTTGACCCAAACATACCTCTCAATTGGTAATATTTTGTgaattgaaaataataaaaaaaaaatcaacatagGTGCATATAAAACACTTAAATTGGCTAAAAGTTCACTACGATTCACTAAAATTCACCTTTTTTAAACGTAATTTGATTTTTTGCCACATAATTACTAATAGTTCAACACTTGGTGCTAATATACCTCCCACTTGGTAATATATAGTGAATCGACAAAAATATTGGAAGTAATGGCATATaaaacactttaaaaaaatatcaaaaagtcAATCCATCTCGTGCTATCGATGACTGGCTTTCTTTTTATCTTAGAACAACGTTTTGTGGCAAAAAGTTGTGATATTATGAGCATGTGTGTTATCACCCTTGTTCTGCAAAGGTGTGCAGGTTCCAACTTCTAGCATATTGCCTACCTTATATGTCACAGATCAGGTTCAAATCATTAACATCTAAcacttgcattttttttaataaaaaaatctccATCTAACATCTTATTCAAATCAAAGTGTTGAAAGACATCTAGGTTTCCATTTTTTGTTACTATTGCTACCACCGTTGACAAACTCAAAGAACCAACAACATATGATTGTGATTGCAAAGCTAAACATGAGAGgttttgatattttgaaaatCTTTAGAGCATTTGGGTGTTGTAACTGAACCAAACTACTCAAGTACTCTATTTATAACAGTTTTAGAATGGCAAATTGGTGAAAAAAATGAGCTATATACAGTTTAGTCCTTTAATAAACGGTAACTACTTATCTATTTATAAATGTTAACTACtgggaaaaaaaagaagactATTAGTCATTCTAACGATCAGACTGTTGACAACCGGTAAAACCGTTTGGCGAACCACGTCCTCGACTGGTTCTAACGGTAATATCTCAAACCAGTTTAAAACCAATGGTTTCAAGCAAATCAAACCAGTTTGGAAAAAACCAACTTTTTACGATTTAGGTTACGGTTTTCCAAAACCGGTATTCTTTTAGGGCCAacaacaatgttttaaatactggTATTTTGGTCGTACCGGTCAGGTACCTAGTACCGGTATATTGGCCGGTACGTACCGAcatgttaatttaatttttgtatttttatagaAATCTTACAAAagttgttacaatttaacaaaaataatcaaaatacaagtacaattcacttaaaaacaatgttttaaaaactggtattttagttataccggcgtggaaaaattttccggtattgccggtattatcggtaataccagaattaccggccggtacgactatttttaatttattatatttttttgtgtaaaaatcctacaaaacttgttacaatttaacaaaaaaagtcaaaatgcaattatgatttactcaaaaataataccaaatatgtattttataacaaaatataggttttaaagttcacaaataacaaaaatgaacattaaaatatcataaaaataattttttttaaaaatcaaaatttatattttgaaaataccggaaataccggtatggtaataccggaaaataccgggaataccgaaaataccggacttaaaataccggcgtgGTCTCCGGTACCagtaataccggtaataccggccggtatttaccgatatttaaaacattgcttaaaaataatcaatgttttaaattccggtaaataccggccggtattaccggtaccggagaccacgccggtattttaagtccggtattttcccggtattttcactattcaataccgaccagtattttcggtattcccggtattaccataccggtatttccggtattttcaaaatataaattttgattttttcaaaattatttttatgatactttaatgttattttttgttatttgtgaattttaaaacctatattttgttataaaatacatatttggtattatttttgagtaattataattgcattttgactatttttgttaaatagtaacaagttttgtaagatttttacacaaaaaaatataataaattaaaaatagtcgtaccggccggtatttcggtattaccgataataccggtaataacggaaaatttttccacgccggtataactaaaataccggtttttaaaacattgaaaataataccaaatagttatttcataacaaaatataagttttaaatcttacaaataacaaaacataatattaaagtatcaaaaaataattttttaaaaaaatcaaataaaaaaaactaaaataccggtattACTATCCCAGTAATACTGGAAATACCGGCcagtattgaatagtgaaaatatcaGACAAAATACCGGGATAATTATACCGAGATACCACTTGATATCCGGTATTTCGGATAATACCGGCTGGTAtgtaccggtatttaaaacactcAGCAGTCTTATTTGCCTGGTTCCAAAATAGCCCAATAATGACATCCGATTACGAGCCCAATTAGACCAAATCCAACTTAATATAAAACCCACCCAACCAACCCTAGATATTATATTCCGGTAACGAAAAAAagctaagaaaaaaaaacttgaatcaTCAATCAAATTATATTATCAGCTAGGGTTTCTTTTATCTCCTCCTCTGCCTGCCTATTAGGGTTTACGAAAACCTAACCACCGTATCAAACAAATGGACCCTCTTTTAAAGAAACGTAAATCCGACGACGTAAACGGCACCACCGATCTCATCCAAAACGACGTCGGTCAATCCCTAACGACACAAGACGCCCGCAAAATCCTCGAATCCTTCACTAAGGAACAGCTTTTAGACGTCTTACAAACAGTCGTCGTTCGCGACGTCGCCGTCTTGGATTCCGTACGATCCATAGCAGATTTTGATCCCGCACAGAGGAAACTTTTCATCAGAGGAATCGGTTGGGAAACCACCACCGAAAAACTGAAATcgattttttcggttttcggaGAACTCGAGGAAGCGATAGTGATAACCGATAAGAACACAGGGAAGAGTAAAGGGTATGGATTTGTGACATTTAAACACGTGGACGGTGCTGTTTTGGCGTTGAAACAACCTAGTAAGAAAATTGATGGTCGGATTACGGTGGCCCAGTTGGCTGCCGCTAGGGATTCGTTGACTGTGGATGTTTCAATGAGGAAGATTTACGTAGGGAATGTGCCGTTTGAGATTAGTTCGGAACGATTGTTGAGTCATTTTTCGAGCTACGGGGAAATCGAGGAAGGACCGTTGGGGTTCGATAAGCAGACGGGGAAGCAAAAGGGGTTtgctttttttgtttataagagTGAGGAAGGTGCAAGGAATTCTTTGGTTGATCCTGTTAAGAATATTGATGGTCATCAGGTTATGTGTAAGATGGCTACTGATGGGAAGAAGGGGAAGCCGGGTGGCGGTGGCGTTGGTGACGCTACACCGCCCATTGGCTCGATGCCTGGGTCTATGAATTCGGGTTATGGTTTGCCAGGTTAGACGATTttaaattgtt
Coding sequences within:
- the LOC122593644 gene encoding UBP1-associated protein 2C, yielding MDPLLKKRKSDDVNGTTDLIQNDVGQSLTTQDARKILESFTKEQLLDVLQTVVVRDVAVLDSVRSIADFDPAQRKLFIRGIGWETTTEKLKSIFSVFGELEEAIVITDKNTGKSKGYGFVTFKHVDGAVLALKQPSKKIDGRITVAQLAAARDSLTVDVSMRKIYVGNVPFEISSERLLSHFSSYGEIEEGPLGFDKQTGKQKGFAFFVYKSEEGARNSLVDPVKNIDGHQVMCKMATDGKKGKPGGGGVGDATPPIGSMPGSMNSGYGLPGGRSSFSAFSGVPPLPSHQNPHLNASAHSGIGSGPGYANQGPPAYGTGGYGTGGYGTGAFSGGSHYAGGGAGAPDYPGPNNLGTSMNRLPPTQGGYGDGGNYGQSSAYPSQPNLPPAGPRGPHGGMYHGGPPYY